A region from the Solibacillus sp. FSL H8-0523 genome encodes:
- a CDS encoding ABC transporter permease, producing MFLKRLYRYYHFNFKLFKSVFDWTVLLYIALPTVVISFFLYRDISIAFQAIEIQPNVLLALLFGLSFILINSSLRLFLYDADLLFYKQIATRLRNVKLCGYIYSFLRYNFVLFVVLLLASPFIVLPLFKIILAFNSISTLHIIVLYKYQKWYMKWPLLFINHALIAFSLFLLPIWGYSALLIIAHAILLSFVLSNRYWTTEVRWEYEAFYQWMKRLYLFSMEMRYYLPAKTRLPYILLAKRTILSKHRIDNLVYKTLLRKLHYLISPLQLIAINIGLFFILPTWAKVIVFGFSLVGLNVAFRSIINDIKQAPFFQLVTVDEEEWLKAQSRLQNRLLLPAVIILTLLFFVL from the coding sequence ATGTTTTTAAAACGACTTTATCGCTATTATCACTTTAATTTTAAACTCTTTAAATCTGTCTTTGATTGGACGGTACTTCTTTACATAGCACTTCCCACTGTTGTCATTAGCTTTTTCTTATATCGTGACATTTCAATCGCATTTCAAGCTATTGAAATTCAGCCCAATGTATTACTCGCTTTATTATTTGGACTAAGTTTTATTTTAATCAATTCTTCTTTGCGATTATTTTTATATGACGCTGACCTGTTATTTTATAAGCAGATTGCCACGAGATTACGTAACGTCAAACTTTGCGGATATATCTATTCATTTTTACGATATAATTTTGTACTATTTGTCGTACTATTACTCGCTTCTCCTTTTATTGTACTGCCCTTATTCAAAATTATTCTCGCTTTTAATAGTATTAGTACGCTTCACATCATCGTTCTATACAAATACCAAAAGTGGTATATGAAATGGCCTCTGTTATTCATCAATCATGCCCTTATTGCGTTCAGTCTTTTTCTATTACCAATTTGGGGATATAGTGCCTTACTTATTATTGCACACGCGATATTATTGAGTTTCGTATTAAGCAATCGCTACTGGACAACAGAGGTTCGCTGGGAATACGAGGCATTTTATCAATGGATGAAGCGCCTGTATTTATTTAGTATGGAAATGCGCTATTATTTGCCTGCCAAAACAAGGCTGCCTTACATTCTACTGGCTAAAAGAACTATTTTAAGCAAACATCGCATTGACAATTTAGTTTATAAAACGTTGCTACGTAAATTACATTATTTGATTTCACCGCTTCAGCTAATCGCGATAAATATTGGTCTGTTTTTTATTTTACCGACATGGGCTAAAGTTATTGTATTTGGATTTTCATTAGTCGGTCTGAATGTAGCATTTCGATCCATTATAAATGACATAAAACAAGCTCCATTTTTCCAACTGGTGACAGTCGATGAAGAAGAATGGTTGAAAGCTCAATCACGGCTCCAAAATCGATTGCTCCTACCAGCCGTTATCATTTTGACACTGTTATTTTTTGTACTTTAA
- the rpmI gene encoding 50S ribosomal protein L35 has product MPKMKTHRGAAKRFKKTGTGKLKFDRAYGSHLFANKSTKAKRHLRKAKVASSGDFKRIRTLLTYMK; this is encoded by the coding sequence ATGCCAAAAATGAAAACTCACCGTGGAGCTGCGAAACGTTTCAAAAAAACAGGTACTGGTAAATTAAAATTTGACCGTGCTTACGGCTCTCACTTATTCGCTAACAAATCTACTAAAGCAAAACGTCATTTACGTAAAGCTAAAGTTGCATCTTCAGGCGATTTCAAACGTATTCGTACATTATTAACTTACATGAAATAA
- a CDS encoding SRPBCC domain-containing protein encodes MPQATHNVMVNAAPNAAWDFLKEYENWAPLIPGYIAHEVQSDNQFTWIFLADLGFTKKTIKLGVTVADLVEPTDVKFDLKGISDNFNGNGYFKIAGDTQAEVTGSLDLAAGGMMGMMINSVLENFVPKATKEFTESIQTKISELHGVK; translated from the coding sequence ATGCCACAAGCAACGCATAATGTGATGGTAAACGCAGCACCAAACGCTGCATGGGATTTTTTAAAGGAGTATGAAAACTGGGCGCCATTAATTCCAGGATACATCGCACATGAGGTTCAAAGTGATAATCAATTTACTTGGATTTTTTTAGCGGATTTAGGCTTTACGAAAAAAACGATCAAACTGGGTGTAACGGTTGCCGATTTAGTGGAACCAACTGATGTGAAATTTGATTTAAAGGGCATTTCAGACAATTTTAATGGTAATGGCTATTTCAAAATTGCAGGTGATACACAAGCTGAAGTAACAGGTAGCTTAGATTTAGCAGCTGGTGGCATGATGGGCATGATGATCAACTCGGTATTAGAAAACTTCGTACCAAAAGCAACAAAGGAATTTACGGAATCCATCCAAACAAAAATTTCAGAACTGCACGGTGTAAAATAA
- the sspI gene encoding small acid-soluble spore protein SspI, producing the protein MDFQIRQAITANVSGSDAAEFQDIVNDAINRGEEHLLPGLGVFLETWWQSATEQERTQFAEQLAKKFAH; encoded by the coding sequence ATGGATTTTCAAATTCGACAAGCAATTACCGCCAATGTGTCGGGCTCAGATGCAGCAGAGTTTCAGGATATCGTAAACGATGCGATTAATCGCGGAGAGGAACATTTACTACCTGGCTTAGGTGTATTTTTAGAAACTTGGTGGCAATCCGCAACAGAACAAGAAAGAACACAATTTGCAGAACAATTAGCTAAGAAATTTGCGCACTAA
- a CDS encoding sigma-w pathway protein ysdB: protein MALFLRFAIIILIIYIFYKGVRYLIDPKRKLDEAHENGDYYFYDDVKNIRKNFFITYKGAFFEGEKYLGTTENAFEVISIFVFVHDAMKLQGFTKEDFVYLEKEILMNYPNAKINWKNPIEQLMKD from the coding sequence GTGGCATTATTTCTACGCTTTGCGATCATCATCCTCATCATCTACATATTCTACAAAGGCGTTCGTTACTTAATCGACCCAAAACGAAAGCTAGATGAGGCACATGAAAACGGCGATTATTATTTTTATGATGACGTGAAAAATATTCGAAAAAACTTTTTCATTACGTATAAAGGGGCTTTTTTTGAAGGTGAGAAATATTTAGGAACAACTGAAAATGCCTTTGAAGTCATTAGTATTTTTGTATTTGTTCACGATGCGATGAAGCTACAGGGCTTTACGAAAGAAGATTTCGTCTATCTGGAGAAAGAAATCTTAATGAACTATCCAAATGCTAAGATTAATTGGAAAAATCCGATTGAACAATTAATGAAAGACTGA
- a CDS encoding ABC transporter ATP-binding protein, whose amino-acid sequence MDIHIQKAGYATNEPSIEQIDFSIKPGEIVGLIGGNGAGKSTTIQSMLGVIPYFEGDVSIPSYGYVPERPLLYEHFTLREHLQFLIDEFQDDTLWHKAQNLLTLFQIDKRLDDLPIYFSKGMQQKVMLVLAFLIERPLYILDEPFMGLDPRATRELLTLIGERKQQGSSFLLCTHQLEMAEKLCDQYVLLHEGQLQAQGTLHELQQIVGQQISLLDIFYELQGRL is encoded by the coding sequence ATGGACATACATATTCAAAAAGCAGGCTATGCAACAAATGAACCAAGTATTGAACAGATCGATTTCTCAATAAAGCCCGGTGAAATTGTCGGCTTAATTGGTGGCAATGGTGCTGGTAAAAGTACTACCATTCAATCAATGTTAGGTGTTATCCCTTATTTTGAAGGTGACGTTTCCATTCCTTCATACGGTTATGTACCAGAACGCCCATTATTATACGAACATTTCACATTGCGCGAGCATCTTCAATTTTTAATTGATGAATTTCAAGATGATACGTTGTGGCATAAAGCACAGAATCTATTAACGCTCTTTCAAATTGACAAGCGCCTTGATGATTTACCTATTTACTTCTCAAAAGGGATGCAGCAAAAGGTAATGCTTGTGTTAGCGTTTTTAATCGAACGTCCGCTTTACATATTAGATGAACCATTTATGGGACTTGATCCCCGAGCAACGCGCGAACTACTTACGCTAATCGGCGAACGTAAACAACAAGGTTCGAGCTTTTTACTTTGTACACACCAATTAGAAATGGCTGAAAAGCTTTGTGATCAATATGTATTATTGCATGAAGGACAACTACAAGCACAAGGAACATTACACGAATTACAGCAAATTGTTGGACAACAAATTTCTTTATTAGACATTTTTTACGAGTTACAAGGTAGGTTATAG
- the rplT gene encoding 50S ribosomal protein L20, translating to MPRVKGGTVTRARRKKVLKLAKGYYGSKHTLYKVANQAVMKSGQYAYRDRRQKKRNFRRLWITRINAAARMHELSYSRLMHGLKLAGIEVNRKMLADLAVTDAAAFAQLADAAKKAIAK from the coding sequence ATGCCACGCGTAAAAGGCGGAACAGTAACACGCGCTCGTCGCAAAAAAGTTTTAAAATTAGCTAAAGGTTACTACGGTTCAAAACATACATTATACAAAGTAGCTAACCAAGCAGTAATGAAATCAGGTCAATATGCATACCGCGACCGTCGTCAAAAGAAACGTAATTTCCGTCGTCTTTGGATCACTCGTATCAATGCAGCAGCTCGTATGCATGAACTTTCATACAGCCGTTTAATGCACGGTTTAAAATTAGCAGGTATCGAAGTTAACCGTAAAATGTTAGCTGACCTAGCTGTAACTGATGCAGCAGCATTCGCTCAATTAGCAGACGCTGCTAAAAAAGCAATCGCTAAATAA
- a CDS encoding dUTP diphosphatase: protein MEFIELFDMQRALDKFIEETQNINKDVFNEKGLALLVELGELANETRCFKFWSTKGPSEKSVILEEFVDSIHFMLSLGYMRDFTLEEWPVVEKEADLTQAFIDATQTVLTFLQQQTEGNYKAIWKQYSLIAYNLGFTVEDIIEAYKEKNEKNYERQRNGY, encoded by the coding sequence ATGGAATTTATTGAGTTATTTGACATGCAACGTGCATTAGACAAATTTATTGAAGAAACGCAAAACATCAACAAGGATGTATTCAACGAAAAGGGGTTAGCGCTCCTCGTTGAATTAGGAGAATTAGCAAACGAAACACGCTGCTTTAAGTTTTGGTCAACGAAAGGACCATCTGAAAAAAGCGTCATTTTAGAGGAGTTTGTGGATTCCATTCATTTTATGCTGTCACTTGGTTATATGCGCGATTTCACATTAGAGGAGTGGCCGGTCGTTGAGAAGGAAGCGGATTTGACACAAGCATTTATCGATGCCACGCAAACGGTATTAACATTTTTGCAGCAACAAACAGAAGGCAACTACAAAGCAATTTGGAAGCAATATAGCTTAATTGCTTATAACTTAGGCTTTACGGTAGAAGATATTATTGAAGCCTACAAAGAAAAAAACGAGAAAAACTATGAGCGTCAGCGTAACGGTTATTAA
- a CDS encoding PTS sugar transporter subunit IIC, whose amino-acid sequence MKNFINNVLTGMSMGIVVCLIPNALVGEILKLIIPYVPQLQIVLDTSIIAMSLLPVVIGVMTGICFKLTPIQTCSVGLASFIGSGVYTMQEGTLTLAGIGVVINIGLTAALAVLFVQFLGNHLKDFTLIAMPALTMFVPGLVGAAFLPYVKSASGWVGEVIMYATSLQPVLMGSIIAMIFAVLIISPISTIGVATVIMLSGIGAGTANLGVCASGVGMCIASYRANNFGTAIAHVVSAKIQMRNFFMKPTIAFPMIITAAILGALGGYFEIVGTPYSAGFGLGGFVGPLKYLDLVGWNMTSITLSLTIFIALPIILNLILLKLFERKFKWIKSSDYAVNYE is encoded by the coding sequence ATGAAAAATTTTATTAATAATGTATTAACCGGAATGAGTATGGGGATTGTCGTTTGTTTAATTCCGAACGCACTGGTCGGAGAAATCTTAAAGCTCATTATTCCATATGTACCACAATTACAAATTGTTTTAGATACATCGATTATTGCTATGAGTTTACTACCAGTTGTAATTGGTGTGATGACAGGAATTTGCTTTAAGCTAACACCAATTCAAACATGTAGTGTCGGACTTGCTTCTTTTATCGGGAGTGGCGTTTATACGATGCAAGAAGGTACATTAACACTTGCGGGGATTGGGGTCGTAATTAATATTGGTCTTACAGCAGCACTTGCTGTTTTATTCGTTCAATTTTTAGGCAATCATTTAAAGGATTTCACACTGATTGCGATGCCGGCATTAACAATGTTTGTACCCGGCTTAGTTGGGGCGGCCTTCCTACCTTATGTAAAATCAGCTTCAGGTTGGGTTGGGGAAGTGATTATGTATGCAACATCACTACAACCCGTATTAATGGGGTCAATTATTGCGATGATTTTCGCAGTGCTTATCATTTCACCAATTTCTACAATTGGTGTTGCAACGGTAATTATGCTGTCAGGTATTGGTGCTGGTACAGCGAACTTAGGTGTTTGTGCTTCTGGGGTTGGGATGTGTATCGCCAGTTACCGTGCAAACAACTTTGGTACAGCCATTGCACATGTCGTTTCAGCGAAAATTCAAATGCGTAACTTCTTTATGAAGCCAACGATTGCCTTTCCTATGATTATTACCGCTGCGATTTTAGGCGCACTTGGTGGATACTTTGAAATTGTTGGTACGCCGTATAGTGCAGGATTCGGGTTAGGTGGCTTTGTTGGCCCATTAAAATACCTTGATTTAGTAGGCTGGAATATGACATCGATTACGTTGTCATTAACAATATTTATCGCACTACCCATCATTTTAAATTTAATATTATTAAAGCTATTTGAACGTAAATTTAAATGGATTAAATCAAGCGATTACGCTGTAAATTACGAATGA
- a CDS encoding RNA methyltransferase translates to MKRIESTQNALVKHWKKLATQRKEREKSGEYIIEGFHLVEEALKHKDQIVQIIVRDGVDLPLLWAIDDVVLVHVNDAVAKEIAETENSQGVFAHCKQREISEDEKYDWRKVLLVDAVQDPGNIGTMIRTADAAGIDAVVLGKGCVDAFNPKTLRSAQGSHYHIPVVRGDLIEWIEQLQQDDVKVYGTSLEESISYKEVEPSNAFALIVGNEGSGINPQILAKTDQNVIIPILGGAESLNVAVATGILLYAFVK, encoded by the coding sequence ATGAAACGAATTGAATCAACTCAAAATGCATTAGTTAAACACTGGAAAAAGCTTGCAACCCAACGTAAAGAACGTGAAAAATCAGGCGAATACATTATCGAAGGCTTCCACTTAGTAGAAGAGGCCTTAAAGCATAAAGACCAAATAGTACAAATTATCGTGCGTGATGGTGTAGATTTACCATTATTATGGGCAATTGATGATGTCGTACTAGTACATGTGAATGATGCAGTCGCGAAAGAAATTGCAGAAACTGAAAATTCACAAGGTGTATTTGCGCACTGTAAGCAACGTGAAATTTCAGAAGATGAGAAATACGATTGGCGCAAAGTGTTATTAGTAGATGCCGTACAAGACCCGGGGAATATTGGTACGATGATTCGTACAGCGGACGCTGCGGGAATCGATGCAGTTGTATTAGGAAAAGGCTGTGTGGATGCATTCAATCCAAAAACATTACGTTCAGCACAAGGCTCTCATTACCATATCCCAGTCGTGCGCGGAGACTTAATCGAATGGATCGAGCAATTACAGCAAGATGATGTGAAAGTGTACGGCACATCATTAGAAGAATCGATTTCTTACAAGGAAGTTGAGCCAAGTAATGCATTTGCACTAATTGTAGGGAATGAAGGTAGTGGCATCAATCCACAAATTTTAGCGAAAACGGATCAAAACGTCATCATTCCAATTTTAGGTGGCGCTGAATCATTAAACGTTGCTGTGGCAACAGGAATTTTATTATATGCTTTTGTAAAATAA
- a CDS encoding DUF1294 domain-containing protein, with translation MALAALAYVVIVSLILCVYMYLDKQRAKNKEWRISEKTLLTLGFFGGACGGVLGMYLFRHKTKHNAFAFGFPLMAAVHVFLLVQLYKM, from the coding sequence ATGGCTTTAGCAGCACTTGCATATGTGGTGATCGTTTCACTCATTTTATGTGTATATATGTATTTAGATAAACAGCGTGCAAAAAACAAAGAATGGCGTATTTCAGAAAAAACCTTGTTAACACTAGGTTTTTTTGGTGGGGCATGTGGTGGTGTGTTAGGCATGTATTTATTCCGACACAAAACAAAGCACAATGCCTTTGCGTTTGGCTTTCCTTTGATGGCCGCGGTTCACGTTTTTCTATTAGTACAGCTATATAAAATGTAA
- a CDS encoding TetR/AcrR family transcriptional regulator, with the protein MVKATDPRTIRTRQLIIDAFNELLVTKGFEQMTVKDITERATINRATFYAHFVDKYALLEEVLTELIERIMKESLEGIETEELSEQVVVQYFLGIVRVHDQMYANCRRGYNSFTHTIDEKLKQYLVQAIEKRLPTEHRANAVIIGWGLYGMYSDWDHHKGGDAAIYAKQVAQPLLLLI; encoded by the coding sequence ATGGTGAAAGCAACCGATCCACGAACGATTCGTACACGCCAGTTAATTATAGATGCCTTTAATGAGCTGCTTGTCACAAAAGGCTTTGAACAGATGACGGTTAAAGATATTACCGAACGCGCAACGATTAACCGTGCCACATTTTACGCACATTTTGTTGATAAATATGCCTTGCTTGAAGAAGTCTTAACAGAATTAATCGAGCGAATTATGAAGGAAAGTTTAGAGGGAATCGAGACAGAAGAACTGTCTGAACAGGTAGTTGTACAATATTTTTTAGGCATCGTGCGTGTGCATGATCAAATGTATGCCAATTGCCGAAGAGGTTACAATTCGTTTACACATACAATTGATGAAAAATTAAAACAGTATTTAGTACAAGCGATTGAAAAAAGATTGCCAACCGAACACAGAGCCAATGCGGTAATAATTGGCTGGGGACTGTACGGCATGTATAGCGATTGGGACCATCATAAAGGTGGGGATGCAGCAATCTATGCTAAACAAGTCGCACAGCCCCTCCTGTTATTAATTTAA
- a CDS encoding pirin-like C-terminal cupin domain-containing protein yields MLTIKTTQHIDLQKSDGRNLRYTLRPDDLMDNDPFIILADDKFAHNTFADHPHKGIQTVTYVLEGSLEHYDSRTGGGGRLAEGDFQIMTAGRGIIHNENPDRGEEVRVLQLWVNLSPEHKKVEGQYEDLKYADVPVLEFDGGKFEVYAGEVNGVASPMKLFTPFLYTAVTVQSASNEITIPAGYNSYLYVLEGDVEVNGQKINTFDVIHFEQAEQDDSIAFIATNNAKFIVFAGEPIKAPVVARGPFVMNTEQEIIEAFESYRNGSFLDGKPY; encoded by the coding sequence ATGTTAACGATTAAAACAACGCAGCATATTGATTTACAAAAAAGTGATGGCCGTAACTTGCGCTATACATTACGTCCAGACGATTTAATGGACAATGACCCATTCATCATTTTAGCGGATGACAAATTTGCACATAACACATTTGCCGACCACCCACATAAAGGGATTCAAACGGTGACGTATGTGCTTGAAGGTAGCTTAGAGCACTATGATAGTCGCACTGGTGGTGGCGGTCGCTTAGCAGAAGGTGATTTTCAAATTATGACGGCCGGTCGTGGCATCATTCACAATGAAAACCCAGACCGTGGCGAGGAAGTTCGCGTCTTACAGCTATGGGTGAACCTCTCACCAGAACATAAAAAAGTTGAAGGACAGTACGAGGATTTAAAATACGCTGACGTTCCCGTACTTGAATTCGATGGTGGGAAATTTGAAGTGTATGCTGGTGAAGTGAACGGCGTCGCTTCTCCAATGAAATTATTCACACCGTTTCTATACACAGCCGTAACTGTTCAAAGTGCTTCGAACGAAATAACGATTCCAGCCGGCTATAACAGCTATTTATATGTACTTGAAGGCGATGTTGAAGTAAACGGACAGAAAATCAACACATTCGATGTCATTCATTTCGAACAGGCCGAGCAAGACGACTCGATTGCATTTATCGCTACAAACAACGCAAAATTCATCGTCTTTGCAGGCGAACCGATTAAAGCACCCGTTGTCGCACGCGGACCTTTTGTAATGAATACCGAACAAGAAATTATTGAAGCGTTTGAAAGCTATCGTAACGGATCGTTTTTAGACGGGAAGCCGTATTAA
- a CDS encoding M42 family metallopeptidase has product MTKLDPTLQMFKDLTDANGIPGNERAPREVMKKYIAPYADEIETDNLGSLIAKKVGDENGPKIMVAGHLDEVGFMVTRIDDKGFIFFQTVGGWWSQVMLAQRVTITTRKGEEIIGVIGSKPPHILPADQRNKVVDVKTMFVDIGATSKEEAMEWGIRPGDMITPYFEFHVMKNEKHLLAKAWDNRIGCAIAIDVLKALKGETHPNVVYGVGNVQEEVGLRGAKTSTFKVQPDIGFAVDVGIAGDTPGITAKESTSKMGAGPQIVIFDASMVSHTGLREFVLDVAEEAGIPYQFEAIAGGGTDAGSIHITQNGVPALAIGIATRYIHSHAGILHRDDYDNAVKLIVEVIKRLDRAAVDKIKFD; this is encoded by the coding sequence ATGACAAAGCTTGATCCAACATTACAAATGTTCAAAGATTTAACGGATGCAAACGGTATTCCAGGGAACGAACGTGCGCCTCGTGAAGTCATGAAAAAATACATCGCGCCGTACGCGGATGAAATTGAAACAGATAACTTAGGTAGCTTAATCGCTAAAAAAGTGGGTGACGAAAACGGTCCAAAAATCATGGTTGCCGGTCACTTAGATGAAGTCGGCTTCATGGTAACGCGCATTGATGATAAAGGGTTCATTTTCTTCCAAACAGTAGGTGGCTGGTGGAGCCAAGTGATGCTTGCTCAGCGCGTAACGATCACAACACGTAAAGGCGAAGAAATTATTGGGGTAATCGGTTCAAAGCCACCTCATATTTTACCTGCTGACCAACGTAATAAAGTAGTAGATGTGAAAACAATGTTCGTTGATATCGGTGCGACTTCTAAGGAAGAAGCAATGGAGTGGGGCATTCGTCCAGGCGACATGATCACACCATATTTCGAATTCCACGTCATGAAAAATGAAAAGCATTTATTAGCAAAAGCATGGGATAACCGTATTGGCTGTGCGATCGCAATTGATGTTTTAAAAGCATTAAAAGGTGAAACTCACCCGAACGTTGTATACGGTGTTGGGAATGTACAAGAAGAAGTTGGCCTACGCGGTGCGAAAACGTCGACATTCAAAGTACAACCAGATATCGGCTTCGCAGTAGATGTTGGTATTGCTGGGGATACACCAGGTATAACAGCAAAAGAATCAACGTCTAAAATGGGTGCAGGTCCACAAATCGTGATTTTTGACGCTTCAATGGTATCGCACACAGGCTTACGCGAATTCGTATTAGATGTGGCAGAAGAAGCAGGTATCCCGTACCAATTCGAAGCAATCGCTGGCGGTGGTACAGACGCTGGTTCTATCCACATCACACAAAACGGTGTACCAGCTCTTGCAATCGGTATCGCAACACGCTATATCCACTCACACGCAGGCATTCTGCACCGTGATGACTATGATAATGCGGTGAAGTTAATCGTTGAAGTGATTAAGCGTTTAGACCGTGCAGCAGTGGATAAGATTAAATTCGACTAA
- the argF gene encoding ornithine carbamoyltransferase: protein MKLLEEVQLKPVESLKGKDLLTLLDYTSEEVQQLLSLATQLKTITKAGKCPRLLEGKTLGMIFEKSSTRTRVSFEVGMQQLGGYGMYMNARDMQIGRGEPIPDTGRVLSGYLDGIMIRANSHAMVEELAEYASIPVINGLTDIDHPCQALADLETIAENKGELKGLKIAYVGDGNNVAHALVVAAAHVGMHVSIATPEGYECDDTIIEKAQELAARNGSIVYVTNDPVEAVKNADAIYADVWTSMGQEEETEKRLKDFAGYQINDELVSHAKPDYMFLHCLPAHREEEVATSVIDGPNSYIFEQAENRLHAQKAVLVSLLA, encoded by the coding sequence ATGAAATTATTAGAAGAAGTGCAGTTAAAGCCAGTCGAAAGCCTAAAGGGTAAGGACTTACTAACGCTGCTAGATTATACGAGTGAAGAGGTACAACAGTTACTGTCACTAGCAACGCAGTTAAAAACGATTACAAAAGCGGGCAAATGTCCTCGTCTACTAGAAGGTAAGACGCTCGGCATGATTTTTGAAAAAAGCTCGACTCGTACGCGTGTCTCATTTGAGGTTGGCATGCAACAGCTAGGTGGCTACGGTATGTATATGAATGCACGCGATATGCAAATTGGACGCGGGGAGCCGATTCCAGATACGGGCCGTGTGTTATCAGGCTATTTAGATGGCATTATGATCCGAGCAAACTCACATGCGATGGTAGAAGAGTTAGCTGAATATGCATCGATTCCAGTAATCAATGGATTAACGGATATTGATCATCCTTGCCAAGCATTAGCAGACCTTGAAACAATTGCTGAAAATAAAGGCGAGTTAAAAGGCTTAAAAATTGCATATGTAGGTGATGGAAATAACGTTGCACATGCATTAGTAGTTGCAGCAGCACATGTTGGCATGCATGTTTCAATCGCGACACCAGAAGGCTATGAATGTGACGATACGATTATTGAAAAAGCGCAAGAACTTGCAGCGCGTAATGGCAGTATCGTTTACGTTACAAACGATCCAGTAGAAGCAGTGAAAAATGCTGATGCGATTTATGCAGACGTTTGGACGTCAATGGGGCAAGAGGAGGAAACAGAAAAGCGCTTAAAAGACTTTGCAGGCTACCAAATCAATGATGAATTGGTATCACATGCAAAGCCAGACTATATGTTCCTTCATTGCTTACCAGCACACAGAGAGGAAGAAGTTGCGACATCAGTTATTGATGGACCAAATTCTTATATATTTGAGCAAGCAGAAAACCGTCTGCATGCCCAAAAAGCAGTATTAGTATCTTTATTAGCTTAA
- a CDS encoding DUF3784 domain-containing protein, with protein sequence MEIIWILLALLFIFLGFAMTKLKWYFLISGYNTMTKEQKQNVDVEGMAKLFGLYSYALAALFIVIGIVAYLEYTNLILPLVALIVVFTVIVVVKAQKYNHNLVDENGKWKKGASKNFKRPAIISIITLIGVAVIFYFALQPTEVSLTDDAIEIAGMYGDTYEFAKMKQLTLLEELPEIAMRTNGSAVGSKLEGYFKFENGEKAKLFVDKKFPPFIQFTNEGKTVIFNLSTEAETRALYEKLSNQTK encoded by the coding sequence ATGGAAATCATTTGGATCTTGCTCGCACTGCTCTTTATCTTTTTAGGCTTCGCGATGACGAAGCTAAAATGGTATTTTTTAATTTCAGGCTATAACACAATGACCAAGGAGCAAAAGCAAAACGTTGATGTCGAAGGGATGGCAAAGCTATTCGGCTTGTATTCTTACGCACTCGCAGCATTATTTATTGTCATTGGTATTGTGGCGTACTTAGAGTATACCAATCTGATACTACCGCTTGTTGCACTTATTGTTGTTTTTACAGTAATCGTTGTCGTGAAAGCGCAAAAGTACAATCACAACTTAGTTGATGAAAACGGCAAGTGGAAGAAGGGCGCGAGTAAAAACTTTAAGCGTCCGGCGATTATTTCAATAATTACGCTTATTGGGGTAGCGGTGATTTTCTATTTTGCCCTACAGCCAACCGAAGTGAGCTTAACAGACGATGCGATTGAAATTGCGGGCATGTATGGAGATACGTATGAATTTGCAAAAATGAAGCAGCTGACCCTGTTAGAGGAGCTTCCTGAAATCGCAATGCGTACAAATGGCTCAGCGGTAGGCTCGAAGCTTGAAGGATATTTTAAATTTGAAAATGGTGAGAAGGCAAAGCTTTTTGTTGATAAAAAATTTCCACCATTCATTCAATTTACTAATGAAGGCAAAACCGTCATTTTCAATTTATCAACAGAGGCTGAAACGCGTGCACTGTATGAAAAGCTAAGCAATCAGACAAAATAA